The Raphanus sativus cultivar WK10039 chromosome 6, ASM80110v3, whole genome shotgun sequence sequence CGCTTTAGCCATGTTGAAAGCAGGATCATCCATATTGTATCTTCCAGATTTACCTATATATACACAAACAAACTAAGCATTTAATGGAATATGCAAGAAAGGTGTGATCTTTTTAATAGAGAGAGAGTTTGAGACTCGAACCTGTGTTAGGAGGGAGAAAGTGAGCACACTTCTTGTCGTGGTCTTTGACTTTGACCCTTGACACAATCATCCTCAAGACTCCATCTTTCATCTTCGCATCCACCCCTGTTATCTCGCAGCAGTCACACCCTAAACCGGCGGCTCCGGCGTACTCACAGACGTTTTTCTTGTCGTCTCCGTCGTCGCTGAGAGTTTCTTCGCCGGAGAAAAAGACAACCTTTTGTCTAACGGAGTCGACTCTGTGGCGGACGCCGTCGTCTGGAACACCGGGTAAGTCGACACGGACGTAAAGGTTGTCGTTTTGGAGGATCTTGATCTCCATGAAACCCTTTGGACCGTATCTCTGGTACAGGTTGTTGGTCGCGTGTATCCTCCCTGTGTTCGGTTATAACGTAAACAGAACCACAAAAGAAGAGACTAGCAACGTTTAACAAAGCAGCAAACTCATAAAGATGGAAACTTTATTGTTCTTGCACCAAGTAAATTAAAGAAGAGTAATGGAAGAGAAAGAGTGAAAGAAAGAGACCTGGGATGAATCGAACTCTCGACATGTCAAGAACTCTTGTCTGAgccatctctcttcttctccttcttctccttctctctctctctctctctctctctctctctctgtaaaGAATGGAGTTTGTGATGATTTTTGTTGAATATAACACTCTGGTCTTCGCTTTCTTATGTAATTTATTTACCTTtgtgttaatattttttactgAGTGGAAAAAACATTAAAGCAGCGGTGACTTACTACTGTAGTGGCGATTATCAATGGTAAGACATTATGAGCTGTCAATTTTTCTACTCTcactcattatttttttttttttgaacttactCTCACTGTCTTTGGTTTCACATAACGACAGAgaccaatttaaaaaaaaaaatttcaatgtgAGTTTTAACCGTTTGTAAAATACTtatctttttatgttttgatgaaaactgtttttaaatgtttatcCTCTTTATTTTGTGCAAgctctatttttattatttacagtTTCCTTAGGATATACAATTCAACTTCATAGGttattccttaaaaatacaaactttatTGGGAGTGTTCAGCAATATATATGATTAtccattattattttattgttttaacaTATTCCACTATgttcaaaatattatacaaactATAAAATGTTTGTATTGAATTCATTATGAGAAGGAAGCTGATCAAAGAAAtgttttggagaaaaaaaaatcaaagaatctGTTATGTACCGATATATATGATCGACATATTCTATTTCATCATTATCTACTTCTAGTTTGGTATTTATCTTATAGTTAGGATAACtacatgtatcatgtatatatacgaCTGTTTAGTCGATGATCAAACTAAGCTTTCCCGTTCATTAttcaacacgttatcagcacgatgcTCTAACCAAAGTTGCATTGCTATATTGACTAAAAGAAATCGGACTGAATTGAATAATttagaggttgaaagaaaccaaatcacattgcataaataaaaggttgaaagaaaccaaaatgcaTTGTATGAATCCGattataagtcaaataataagactctaaaatctatattttcagatgtcgaatttggATTATCTAGCCAttaatctctctggagataattatttaaaatgggccatgaacactgcaattgtcctgaagataagaggacttgacagatgtatcatcaaaggcgagtatgcaactgaaaatgaaaaatatggggcagtaacaattattcgccaacatctcactgaggatctcagagatcagtatctaaatattgagaaccctctagacctttggacagagttaaaatccagatacacaatagtgttattaccaaaggctaggcatgagtggataaatctcagatttcgggactttaagtccgtagatgaatataactcagctctaatcaaaatagtttctaaattgaaactatgtggtgaagaagTAACAGAGGAAGATTTACTGGAAAAGACATTCCTCACATCTGATCCAAAGGATCTATTGTTACAATATCCATATAGAAAAAAAGGTTTCACCACTTATACGAATTTGATCTCGTATCtattacaagctgagaagaataatgagatactaaagcaaaaccagtgagatgagacttccTGAAGTCAATAAGGCTGGAGAGAATAAGGATGAATCCAAAGAAGCCACGTCCAGAATAATAAAAGGAGTGGCCGGCTTATACATTGCCTAAGAATCGAGATTTCGAcattctgattttatgttttatttgtttgtcatttacgattttttatatatattaagagttgttttagttttatattatcatgtttgacttgcttgataatttctttattgataaatgacaaatgaaaaaattaaaaatgagtatagtaattaaaattatccaaccaaaggcattgcctaaaggagcatgaattattcacccaaataaaagacccatttgagttataaaattttgaaaatgaatggtttccacattgaactAATGggcaaagaaaataaaaagttccttcaaaattataaataaaaatcgcccaaggcatagaaatggtcgagactgtactcccgactgatctaaactatgctaaaagatcagtatgataaaggcaaaaggcctaggtaaccagataggttgaccacaaaattttatacactttatggcatgactggactagccatccatgtctttaaaattgatgcaaaaggcacaaaagagttatcccaaagaatctcacgttgtgtaacatgtacacaagggaaactcataaggctataatgttccaagcatctaaaagatttatagcatgttcatgagggggagaaatgacactcccgtggtccatgaacaacactaaaaatccgagtgacatggtctatgaccatgatagaacttggccgaattctttgtgatatAAAGATCACTAgttaatgcttgggaacacatggatttacatgtaataaaaatatgcatcaggccatataaagtgagcatagatattcccatctaagaatgataaagggtcatgatccagacatagaccatcctaagagattatgtatagaccaccacaataatatgtgccgtctaggatggaacctcataagaagatgagataagattgggaatatatgttggatatgagaatgctttctcccacgattttataagaaaccttgagctaaatatgggtgatcagaatAAGGCCAAgtttacggattgcatgattaaatccgactatccaacatcagggggagaaagaaacaagctggtacaagtataaagaaatggaatggtattaaccatccttgtcttggcaagatcctcggaccagagaatatgatttaagacgtccaaagaaagatcatacaaagctagctaaaagaatgccagacaaattagacccgaaaagaaaagaaaaagaatgactaagttataccagcttaagcaccacgaaattaatgtcttagaagagacataatcaagttgctatagggtctaaagatagaccaatatgttccataagataaggaacctcggaaatgaaaagaaaggtgcatagaaatgacatatctgaggtcataagggaaaccagaccagacattgagataaggctgcaCAGCTaacatctaaggtaccagaTCATGTAGGTTGGGACTCCAAACTGCAAGAtaaatgaaggttcttagtaagaatgaaatctctaatcgattagttcatgtctggaacacaatggaacactataaaagaagtgtcgacacataaaagataaagatgcataaggatatagcacttgagttttaaaagatataagcgaggatcagaacccacgagaatacaagaatgcattcatagactaaaggaaaccgtgggggttcaaagaaagattcaaaggaTTTATAAAAGAGATGGTGTATTGGccacatatatatagaaacaccatctgataagataaaccagTGAAAATAGGTCCTCTgtgagaaaggaaaagaaatcgtgagacacatgaactaaggtgttcatattcctatttagaGCATTCAaagaatggcttgattacacaaggatactcacagagaccaaagaacatattataaggagatatactcctatgtggtagatgctactacaaattcgaaaaggtctggatataagtaagaaagaaatgtagtaagtagcatgttgatcactggataaataaatgataaaagtatcagaaagatgagaaaagaaattttCATCGAATAGTTTTGTttctaagctattcatggactgaaataaGGCAGCTGCAAGTGAtatgaaagactaagaaaatacttagtacaatcagtccataaatccttatagaggatattataattccttgtgtttatatttatactaaccAACCCTAAAGAAAGGTTCAATGGTTCAATGgtttcaatgatacaagttatcgatTGATCCTTAAATAGgccatattttaaatataatgaGGCTGCAATGACTTGCAGCAGGGACCATGGCCGTGGGTGTATATGTTGAAATCAGCACACTCTAAGTGACATATGAGATGGTCGCAGGAGAAGGCAAAGAGAACCATTAAGGTTCACGGCCTTATTAATCAAAGACCATGCCCGACCATGTTCTGGTCCAATCGTCCATGTGAGACGACCAACATAATAACCCAAAACGTGGGATGGCCTTAAGATACCAATTAACAACATGCATATCAATATACATAGTCTAAGATATAGCTGATGGTAAAGAAGGTTCTAAGGAACCAACAACAATGAATAAGGACATTGTAGTAACATCATCGCAGCACACTTACCATGTAATTGCAGCAATATTAGACTGCAATATATTAGCCATTCATGGGCAAGTTATAGGCGTGTGTGAACAAGGTCTATGACCTAAATATATGTGTTTCAGCTCGTGGGATGGTCCACGGCAAGAAGGTCATGAAATGCCATAAAATATAAGTATGGATTGCGATGTTTAACTAATAAAGTTTATGTATAAGACTATAATGCAAGTATGAGCCATTATGTGTATATCAGTTGTTAAAGAGAAACCACAATGGCCCAAAAGAATGATTAGGCGTATGACTGGTCGAAGTCTATCCAAATTAGATGGACAATGACAAAAGAGACAGATCCATGTAGAGAGTATATGTACCCGTGATTATGATTTGGTCGAGGACCATAATGTCAACATGCCCGCCCAGATTATGGAGTAGACGACAACAAATAAGAAGATCCCGTCCAAGAATTCATTGTCCACGAGATTAGAGAAAGAAGTACAAGCCCGGTCACAAGACAATCCAGCCGACTTCTTCACCATTTCCTGCCGGCCTCAAGAAAATAGAAACAATATCAGATAAGGTaggttaacaaaataaaaaattatacaaattaacttaatatttataatatttttgaaatttaacataaagataaaaaatgcattactttaaaacaattataactATACTGATTTTAAATATGTGGTTTCAAATTTTAGGTTATATGCAATTGACAATATTcacaaataacatatattatatataagttgatgttATAAATAAGTGAGAATgttcacatattattttaacataaatataaccaataaggataattattaaataaaacttggaagacttataaatatgtaaattcaAAACACGTGATTTTAAAGTTTAGGTTATACGATactgaaaataacaaataacatatattatatacaagtTGATTCAATCTttaaagtttatgttatatgctattgaaatATCCACAAATagcatatactatatataagttAACTACATAAATCATTGAATGTCAACATATTGTTTACTATATAACCTAAATGTTTGAAAGATAAccgtaaattaattaaaaagtattaattttaaaaataaaagaatttcaaataaaaataaaatatgaattgaaaGTACATATGCTTTCAAAATTGAGACTGTTGTTCATTTGACGTGTTCATATAGAATTTACAAATATCATTGAAAATATACTAAATCAACAtcttaatttgattaaaatgaatataaaataggCTAAAGACAAAATTCTTCATCAGATAATTAACTTGATATATAACACAACTGTTTTAATTTccacataaaattttaattgaccaaaaaaaaaccaatttataaaaaacaaattaagtttcaaaaaatcaaatattcatgtatgtaaaattaaaatcaatacaaaactacaaaagtataaacaaaaaataaaaaaaaatatcttgaaatttagatttatgtttatattaacttattgaaatttaatataagatatttaacaagaaaaaaacaaaaaatctaatagacaatttgaaatttaacattagatttatattaaggCTACAATATTAGTTAGACGTTTCTTTATTAAAACAATCGAATTGACATATtgttagaaactaaattagaacaaaagttaaaaccataatatctttttgatttgtaatttgatttgtaaaataatagataaatttgacttaataaaaatataaaaattaattatttttaatctaaaaatgaattaagcattttaaatatatttaaattatttatatatttgtgttcCCGTCCGTAGGACGGGTTTACCCCTAGTTAATTTCAAAAGATTCGTTTAATTCAACTAACATTTATCTATTTCTTAAGAAGATTCTTATAAGAAAAAGCAAAGAACTATGGagttaaaaatatagaaaagagCAGAAGTCATTAGCTCTACCGGAAATGATCTTATTCATTGTGTCAGAGGTTTCTAATTCGAATAACCGGTTGAACGAAACTAATATTACATGATACGGCTCGGGCTTGAAGGGGAAATATATGATTTGAACCTGAACTTCCTAGTAATTTGAAAAAAGAGATTCttcaaaaaaatagtaaaagagTGTCAAAACGAGCAATTAGGCCAACCACGTAAGTGGAATGGTAAAGCGTGACATGAGCCCCTAGAAAAATTCCGTTACGTTAGTTACCAATCTTATATCATCAAAACAAAACCCATCAACATTTTTCCCTTCAAGTATAAATTAGATCACAAAGTTCAAAACTTTCTTTAAAAATCAATGCTTATTAATCATCTGCTTCTCATCAaagccaaaataaaaaaaaaaatgaaaattttgctTTGCCTAGTAATGCTCTTTCTCCTCTTAGACGGTTTCGCAACCGCACAAAATCTCATTCAAGATTCTTGCAAAAAAGCTGCAGCTTCAAACCCGAAAATCCAGCTCGACTTCTGCGTCAAGACCCTCGAAGGTAACCCCCAGAGCAAAGCCGCAAAAAGCCTCGCGGACTTGGTCATGGCGTCGACCAAGAACGCTGCCACCAAAACGACCAGCTTGAAAGCAATGGCTGACAACCTTCTCAAGGGGGAAAAGTTCGCAAAGGAAAGTGAGATGCCGTTACGCGACTGCCTGGAGCTTTACACTGACGCTACAACTTCCTTAAACGAAGCTTTGACGAGCGTTCAATCGCGTATGTACAAAACCGCCAAGGTGGGTATGAGTGCTGCAATGGATGCACCGAGCACTTGCGAAACTGGATTCAAAGAAAGAAAAGCGCCTCAGGAATCTCAGTTTACGAAAGACAATGATGTTTTGACTCAGACGATTTCGATTACTTTAGCTTTAACAACCATGTTGAAATGAAAATGTAATCtaacacatatattaaaattaaataatatttgatgaCATACTTTAAGAGTAAGCAAACTTGCTCACTGTAGAAGCAATGTTCATAGCCTCTAGCCTTTTAAGAGTCTTGAACAGAGAACAGAGTGATATCTGCATATGTTACAAATTAAAGAAGCCTTAgaataaaccaaaatatttctgAAGTTGAGTACCAATGTTGACAAACTTGGTGGTTTTTACAAATACAATTTCCGGTTTTATATGTGTGTTCAATCCGGTTAAGAAAATCCAGATCAAACCGAAACtcaattttctttcaaaatctatCTTTGCATGATGAATCCAAAACTAGTCCCTAGCTAAACCGAAAATAAACCGGATTAGAGACCTATCAAGTGGTACAAAGAGTAACGAAGACTAGTTTATGTTTTCTAACATGGGTGCAATGTGAAGCACATCGTTactatcttcatcttcttgaaTCTTCTGATCGTCATCATCAATGCGGTTGAAGTTATTACTTGCTGATGAACCCAACAAGAAAGGTTTAGCCATAGGAATAGCATTTCTTTTATAGTTCCAAACCACCATCGATGTTTAATCCTAAGGCGATACTAGTCCATTCTCTCCAATAAACTTCTTCTGCTCCTCTAACGTCTTCGGCTCATCCAGCGTCGACTACTCCATCAGAAACTTCTCATGCTCTGGCCTCCAGTTAGCTGGAAAAGGCGAGTAATTAGCCTCCGTAACAAGAGACATTCTTGTGTAAACAAGCCCATCAATAGATTATAGACTCAGCAGCAAGACCCATTCTCAAGAGGTTGTTATACTTAGGTGACAAACTCAATAAGCTCTTTCCTCAACGTTGCATCATATGACCACACGTACCTAACGTAATCCATTTTCCTAGACTTGTTAGGACCGCTCGTCGGAACAAACTCAGGCCAAGAAGTGTTTCCTTTTGATCACCTTCTCCTCCTTTAGGGCAATTCCATGTAACAGAGATTTTAGAAGGACGGTAAACCGGTTCTTGTTGCAGAGGAATCGATGACTAAAGACAAGGCTTAGATGTGAGTGACGAATTGGGCCCGGCCCAACAGTCCTTTGACTAAAAAGCCAACAGTGCCGGTTGTTTTCCATTATTTCTGAATTATGATAAAGTCAACCGTGTTGTTCAAAAAAGATAAAGTCCACTGCTTTAGTGAAAACATGTTATAATTCTTGGTTCTCTCCGTTAGCTAACAACTGGCATATAACagaaattcaaatattttacaGAAATTGTAGAGAAATTAAAGAGTATTTTTCCTGAATATTTTTATGTTGTTAatgtgtgtgtcttattaaTGTAGAATATGAACTCCTAGGAAACTACAAGATGGGCCACTAATGGGCCAAAGCCTAgtaagtatcttttggataaacatccatCAGAACCAGTCagttcataacacttcccctggATGTTGAATCCATCTTGAGTTCGCCAGATACCAAATCCTTTTTGGGCTCGTGATACACTTTACCAATTACttggtgttgcctcattaaaaccttaccaggaaaactcagtgggataaaaccatggtgaaggaaaaagagtacaacatgtATCACTTCCCCTGATTTGTACCTCCGTATATGCTCTTGAGGTTGACGCATGAGTAGACTGGTGGTAACTTCATGGGCGCCAAGTCTCTGAGCTAGTCTTCTAATGTGCACGTCCTAGACTGATAGGAAGGTCTCATGGACGTGGTGCTGTTGTAGACATGGTAAAGAAAATTTCCGATGCTGAATCTCCATTCTGCATTCAAGGACTTGGGCTTTTTCATCCTCTGGCCAACGTGTGCATATAACTCGTCTGAGATCTATCCATGTATGGATCCAATTTTTATAACCTGtatcataatcaaaaacaaaaccaaacaaacacatctttgggtttggttagtataaaacAATCTCAAACATAATAAAAGGATATTTCAATCCTGTCCCATTGCCTTTATATTTGAACATAGTTTAAGCTTAGTTCAATGCTTATGTTCGGATGTGTATGGCAAACACATTAAGGCAAGGCGCCAATAGCACCTTTGGCAAGGGACGTGTATGGATTTATTTCCAATGCCTCATGGTCTGATCATTAACAACATATATGATCATATTGTACTCTGAAGTCATTTAGATGTATAGTATTAAGTTTAGACTTAACTATGGTTTCACTTGTGAATATTTACATATGGATGTGCCTTGAGTCTTTCTAGACTAAGGACATATGTCTTTGTCCAATCTAGGATCAGAGGATCCGTGACCAATCTTAGATGGTCTTATGACCATGTTTGTCCTTAAGACAAAGTGGGTCAGTACTTGGACCGAGTGAAAACCATTCGACCATGAGTCTTACATTGGCTTGTATCCAGACTAAGGTACAACTTCTTTTTCCTTCTTATGACCTAATGAGTCTATGTCCGGATCTAGGGACTATGGGACTATGTTACCATATAATGGGGTGAGccatatttatatagtaaacatTTAGATTCAATGAACCTTATAGACTTCACACAATGGTTCATGCCTAATGTTTTGTCATCTTTTATATATGCCTtattgatgcacaaggatttcaTCTCTAAGTATATTTAAGATACTTACTTTGTAATCCCAAACAATCTTTGTTTGTCCCAAACTTAATCTTTCCCAAAACATTCATTTTAATGATTTCTTTAGATAGTCTTTTGGGAAGTGTCTACAGAGGTTCCTAGGATATTTTTAGATCATTATCATacacttatacactttagtTCTCGAGAAGTTGTTGCATTTGGCAACTCAATATCCTCTGAGACTTTCATTTCTATTTATTATCCAGTGGACTTATTCATAGTCGGTTTCTACATCCTTTAAACCGAAAATCTAATATCTTTTCTTATGGCCAGACTTACTAGGAATCTAATCgtttgttgcatccaccacaaGGAGTATGTCTCCTTTATAATTGATTCCTGGTCTTTGTGAGATCCTTGTGCATATGGTCGTGCCTTATACTTGGCTATCTCACcatgtttgatttcttttactCACAAAGAATCATTCCTGTCCAACTGGTTTTCTGTCTAGAGGTGTCCGAACTATAGGACCAAAACCTCTCTTTCTTTATGAACTTAACTCCACGTCTCCTTATCCATTTGATCTTAATCTCTTGTTGAATGCATTCATCTATGgacgtgggttcatgatcctcattAATAATCTCATGTGCTACATTGCATGCATAGTATATAATTAATCTCGAGCTCGTTTGTTCCTTTGAGTCCTAGA is a genomic window containing:
- the LOC108808073 gene encoding uncharacterized protein LOC108808073 gives rise to the protein MAQTRVLDMSRVRFIPGRIHATNNLYQRYGPKGFMEIKILQNDNLYVRVDLPGVPDDGVRHRVDSVRQKVVFFSGEETLSDDGDDKKNVCEYAGAAGLGCDCCEITGVDAKMKDGVLRMIVSRVKVKDHDKKCAHFLPPNTGKSGRYNMDDPAFNMAKAVEDHPFVVKGPKRSDDSVERRGDGSVLSCDNYVCLAFLFVMEWLAWCLRITSTLKTKWDWNSNL
- the LOC108810733 gene encoding pectinesterase inhibitor 12-like, whose product is MLINHLLLIKAKIKKKMKILLCLVMLFLLLDGFATAQNLIQDSCKKAAASNPKIQLDFCVKTLEGNPQSKAAKSLADLVMASTKNAATKTTSLKAMADNLLKGEKFAKESEMPLRDCLELYTDATTSLNEALTSVQSRMYKTAKVGMSAAMDAPSTCETGFKERKAPQESQFTKDNDVLTQTISITLALTTMLK